A region from the Drosophila mauritiana strain mau12 chromosome 2L, ASM438214v1, whole genome shotgun sequence genome encodes:
- the LOC117138558 gene encoding phosphatidylinositol 3,4,5-trisphosphate 3-phosphatase and dual-specificity protein phosphatase PTEN isoform X2 has product MANTISLMSNVIRNVVSKKRIRYKEKGYNLDLTYINDNIIAMGYPAPDKLEGLFRNRLEDVFKLLEENHAQHYKVYNLCSERSYDVDKFHGRVAVYPFDDHNPPTIELIQRFCSDVDLWLKEDSSNVVAVHCKAGKGRTGTMICAYLVFSGLKKSADEALAWYDEKRTKDRKGVTIPSQRRYVQYFSKLVCSSVPYSKVSLNVCEIRFSESSCVQNLGTVECSVSVLHDSATENSKPDILKTFSIDFQESFVLTIKPSLPVSGDVKFKLTQKSPDKIIGHFWLNTYFVRNYSPCESNGTVNKYIHTLSKSEIDDVHKDSEHKRFSEEFKISIVFEAENFSNDVQAEASEKERNENVLNFERSDYDSLSPNCYTEKKVLTAIVNDNTAKSQTIETLDHKDIVVNQHTCNQCLLRTYNSW; this is encoded by the exons ATGGCCAACACTATTTCGTTAATGTCCAACGTGATACGCAATGTAGTGAGTAAAAAACGTATACGATACAAAGAAAAAGGATACAATTTGGATTTGACAT ACATTAATGATAACATAATTGCCATGGGCTATCCAGCACCGGATAAACTAGAGGGCCTATTCAGAAATCGTCTGGAAGATGTCTTCAAGCTATTGGAAGAGAATCATGCCCAGCATTATAAAGTCTATAACCTATGCTCGGAGCGTAGTTACGACGTTGATAAATTTCACGGG AGAGTAGCTGTTTATCCGTTCGATGATCATAACCCTCCAACGATTGAGTTAATACAACGATTTTGCAGTGATGTTGATTTGTGGCTCAAGGAAGATTCGTCCAATGTCGTAGCCGTGCACTGTAAAGCTGGAAAAGGCAGAACCG gTACCATGATCTGTGCATATTTAGTGTTCAGTGGACTTAAAAAATCCGCCGACGAGGCATTAGCGTGGTATGATGAGAAGCGTACAAAGGACCGAAAAGGTGTGACAATCCCATCTCAGCGTCGATATGTTCAGTATTTTTCCAAACTAGTTTGTTCAAGTGTTCCATATTCGAAAGTAAGCCTTAAC GTATGTGAAATACGCTTCTCGGAGTCCAGTTGTGTGCAAAACTTAGGCACGGTAGAATGTTCAGTATCTGTATTACACGACTCAGCCACAGAAAATTCAAAGCCAGAT ATACTGAAAACCTTTTCGATTGATTTTCAAGAATCATTTGTTCTGACCATTAAACCATCATTACCAGTTTCCGGCGATGTAAAATTCAAACTCACACAAAAATCACCAGATAAAATCATTGGTCACTTTTGGCTAAACACGTATTTTGTGCGAAACTATTCAC CTTGCGAGTCCAATGGAACAGTTAACAAATATATACACACTTTAAGCAAATCGGAAATCGATGATGTACATAAAGACAGCGAACATAAAAGGTTTTCAGAGGAATTCAAG ATTTCAATCGTTTTCGAGGCAGAAAATTTTAGCAATGATGTTCAAGCTGAAGCGTCCGAAAAAGAGAGAAacgaaaatgttttaaatttcgaAAGATCAGACTATGACAGTTTGTCGCCAAACTGCTATACCGAAAAGAAAGTCTTAACTGCGATCGTCAATGATAATACAGCGAAAAGTCAAACAATAGAAACGTTGGATCATAAGGATATAGTT GTGAATCAACATACCTGTAATCAATGCTTATTACGGACTTATAATTCTTGGTGA
- the LOC117138558 gene encoding phosphatidylinositol 3,4,5-trisphosphate 3-phosphatase and dual-specificity protein phosphatase PTEN isoform X1: MANTISLMSNVIRNVVSKKRIRYKEKGYNLDLTYINDNIIAMGYPAPDKLEGLFRNRLEDVFKLLEENHAQHYKVYNLCSERSYDVDKFHGRVAVYPFDDHNPPTIELIQRFCSDVDLWLKEDSSNVVAVHCKAGKGRTGTMICAYLVFSGLKKSADEALAWYDEKRTKDRKGVTIPSQRRYVQYFSKLVCSSVPYSKVSLNVCEIRFSESSCVQNLGTVECSVSVLHDSATENSKPDILKTFSIDFQESFVLTIKPSLPVSGDVKFKLTQKSPDKIIGHFWLNTYFVRNYSPCESNGTVNKYIHTLSKSEIDDVHKDSEHKRFSEEFKISIVFEAENFSNDVQAEASEKERNENVLNFERSDYDSLSPNCYTEKKVLTAIVNDNTAKSQTIETLDHKDIVTKIQYDTSTNSKNTSTACKRKQPNSKTLLPSLNDSTKEEIKRNHIFNQPSIKKTDLIKWQNSEVHITSDTRSINENKNINYNSYITCKQSSPKFNCGTEDGEEDWESGESTYL; the protein is encoded by the exons ATGGCCAACACTATTTCGTTAATGTCCAACGTGATACGCAATGTAGTGAGTAAAAAACGTATACGATACAAAGAAAAAGGATACAATTTGGATTTGACAT ACATTAATGATAACATAATTGCCATGGGCTATCCAGCACCGGATAAACTAGAGGGCCTATTCAGAAATCGTCTGGAAGATGTCTTCAAGCTATTGGAAGAGAATCATGCCCAGCATTATAAAGTCTATAACCTATGCTCGGAGCGTAGTTACGACGTTGATAAATTTCACGGG AGAGTAGCTGTTTATCCGTTCGATGATCATAACCCTCCAACGATTGAGTTAATACAACGATTTTGCAGTGATGTTGATTTGTGGCTCAAGGAAGATTCGTCCAATGTCGTAGCCGTGCACTGTAAAGCTGGAAAAGGCAGAACCG gTACCATGATCTGTGCATATTTAGTGTTCAGTGGACTTAAAAAATCCGCCGACGAGGCATTAGCGTGGTATGATGAGAAGCGTACAAAGGACCGAAAAGGTGTGACAATCCCATCTCAGCGTCGATATGTTCAGTATTTTTCCAAACTAGTTTGTTCAAGTGTTCCATATTCGAAAGTAAGCCTTAAC GTATGTGAAATACGCTTCTCGGAGTCCAGTTGTGTGCAAAACTTAGGCACGGTAGAATGTTCAGTATCTGTATTACACGACTCAGCCACAGAAAATTCAAAGCCAGAT ATACTGAAAACCTTTTCGATTGATTTTCAAGAATCATTTGTTCTGACCATTAAACCATCATTACCAGTTTCCGGCGATGTAAAATTCAAACTCACACAAAAATCACCAGATAAAATCATTGGTCACTTTTGGCTAAACACGTATTTTGTGCGAAACTATTCAC CTTGCGAGTCCAATGGAACAGTTAACAAATATATACACACTTTAAGCAAATCGGAAATCGATGATGTACATAAAGACAGCGAACATAAAAGGTTTTCAGAGGAATTCAAG ATTTCAATCGTTTTCGAGGCAGAAAATTTTAGCAATGATGTTCAAGCTGAAGCGTCCGAAAAAGAGAGAAacgaaaatgttttaaatttcgaAAGATCAGACTATGACAGTTTGTCGCCAAACTGCTATACCGAAAAGAAAGTCTTAACTGCGATCGTCAATGATAATACAGCGAAAAGTCAAACAATAGAAACGTTGGATCATAAGGATATAGTT ACTAAAATTCAATACGACACATCAACcaattcaaaaaatacttcGACTGCGTGCAAACGCAAACAGCCTAATAGCAAAACTCTTTTACCAAGCTTGAATGATTCCACAAAAGaggaaataaaacgaaatcaTATATTTAATCAACCGTCCATTAAGAAAACTGATTTAATCAAATGGCAGAATAGTGAAGTTCATATCACCTCTGACACTCGAAGTATAAACGAAAATAAGAACATCAATTACAATTCATACATCACATGTAAacaatcctctccaaaattCAACTGTGGTACCGAAGATGGCGAGGAAGATTGGGAATCCG GTGAATCAACATACCTGTAA